One genomic region from Knoellia sp. p5-6-4 encodes:
- a CDS encoding GNAT family N-acetyltransferase, with protein MTAAAATPTWETHPVTPDRFEDFADVINANRRANHCWCLSHRLQDKEITELGGTGHDAREQAMRRLCEREHPPGVVTYLDGEPAGWCNIGPRAEITRLARSKLMPPTDDLPVWSIVCVVVRSGYRKRGVTRPLIEGAVAYAAAHGAPAVEAHPVDPQGRMDLTMAFVGTKAMFEKAGFRVVGRTDAVASGMPRLTMRRDLT; from the coding sequence ATGACAGCCGCCGCAGCGACGCCGACCTGGGAGACGCACCCGGTCACGCCCGACCGGTTCGAGGACTTCGCCGACGTCATCAACGCCAACCGTCGGGCCAACCACTGCTGGTGCCTCTCGCACCGGCTCCAGGACAAGGAGATCACTGAGCTCGGCGGCACCGGCCACGACGCCCGCGAGCAGGCCATGCGCCGGCTCTGCGAGCGCGAGCACCCGCCCGGGGTGGTCACCTACCTCGACGGCGAGCCGGCCGGCTGGTGCAACATCGGCCCCCGCGCGGAGATCACCCGCCTGGCGAGGTCGAAGCTCATGCCGCCCACCGACGACCTGCCCGTTTGGAGCATCGTGTGCGTCGTGGTGCGGTCGGGCTACCGCAAGAGGGGCGTCACCCGTCCGCTCATCGAGGGTGCCGTGGCGTATGCCGCAGCCCACGGCGCGCCGGCCGTCGAGGCCCACCCCGTCGATCCCCAGGGCCGGATGGACCTGACCATGGCGTTCGTGGGCACGAAGGCGATGTTCGAGAAGGCGGGCTTCCGCGTAGTCGGCCGCACCGACGCGGTGGCGAGCGGTATGCCGCGGCTCACCATGCGCCGCGACCTCACCTAG